A window from Candidatus Bathyarchaeota archaeon A05DMB-5 encodes these proteins:
- a CDS encoding NAD(P)H-hydrate dehydratase, with protein sequence MSTTITSREMRALELNAEYFGVSQLQFMENAGHNIALEIASKFPKDKTVAIFCGLGGNGGDGFVAARHLSALDFKVTAILAGKAKEISHKAALENWNALQFLKENIIIHEVYDSALIPEITADIVVDALLGTGTKGKLKPPILQLVQKINAMNAFRIAVDVPTGIDSDTGEVLGEAVKANLTITFHRTKQGLEKARDYIGELIVKDIGLPKELENFAGPGDVILVSKPRPKESHKGDFGRLLIIGGSETYSGAPTLVALAALRTGVDLAYVAAPEKTAHAVSSMTPDLITIKLEGKHLNITNLPTLKTYIETVNAVVLGPGLGLHVETKETVKAIIEIAENAGKPLLLDADGLKAFAEFKRKLKTPLVLTPHAGEYTILTGKKLPEVLKEKILEVQKTAAELSAVILLKGPVDIIADEKRFKLNFTGNPGMTVGGTGDVLSGVVGALLAQKTDPFEAATAGAFVNGAAGDFVSEEKGHHMISTDLLEWIPQVLNDPMSHLKVRKTSAKTT encoded by the coding sequence ATGTCAACCACTATCACAAGCCGCGAAATGCGTGCTTTAGAGCTTAACGCTGAATATTTCGGGGTCTCTCAGCTTCAATTCATGGAAAATGCTGGACACAACATCGCCCTAGAAATCGCATCGAAATTTCCAAAAGACAAAACCGTTGCCATTTTCTGCGGTTTAGGCGGCAACGGCGGTGACGGTTTCGTCGCAGCGCGACATCTCTCCGCATTAGATTTTAAGGTCACAGCCATTCTCGCTGGCAAAGCAAAGGAGATTTCCCATAAAGCGGCTTTAGAAAATTGGAATGCCTTACAGTTTTTGAAAGAAAACATCATCATTCATGAAGTATACGACAGCGCACTCATACCAGAAATAACCGCAGACATAGTCGTTGACGCGTTATTAGGAACTGGCACAAAAGGAAAACTAAAGCCGCCTATTCTGCAATTGGTTCAAAAAATCAACGCTATGAACGCCTTTAGAATAGCAGTAGATGTGCCAACAGGAATAGACTCAGACACAGGCGAAGTCTTAGGCGAAGCAGTAAAAGCAAACCTAACAATCACATTTCACAGAACGAAACAAGGACTTGAAAAAGCCAGAGATTACATTGGAGAATTAATCGTAAAAGACATAGGATTACCAAAAGAACTCGAAAATTTCGCTGGACCAGGAGACGTAATACTTGTTTCTAAACCACGACCAAAAGAATCTCATAAAGGAGACTTCGGACGCTTACTAATCATTGGCGGAAGTGAAACATACTCCGGCGCGCCTACACTTGTGGCTTTAGCTGCTTTACGAACAGGCGTAGACCTTGCTTATGTTGCGGCTCCAGAAAAAACCGCGCATGCAGTTTCCTCCATGACGCCGGACTTAATAACGATAAAGCTTGAAGGAAAACACCTGAACATAACCAACCTGCCAACATTAAAAACCTACATAGAAACTGTTAACGCCGTCGTGCTGGGACCAGGTCTGGGATTACACGTAGAAACCAAAGAAACTGTCAAAGCCATAATTGAAATTGCCGAAAATGCAGGTAAGCCTTTGCTTTTGGACGCAGACGGCTTAAAGGCTTTTGCAGAGTTCAAAAGAAAACTGAAAACACCTCTCGTATTGACGCCTCACGCCGGAGAATATACCATATTAACTGGTAAAAAATTGCCAGAAGTTTTGAAAGAAAAAATTCTTGAAGTGCAAAAAACTGCGGCAGAACTAAGCGCAGTGATACTACTTAAGGGACCAGTCGACATAATCGCAGACGAGAAACGTTTCAAACTCAACTTCACAGGCAACCCAGGCATGACAGTTGGCGGAACAGGAGACGTGCTCTCTGGCGTTGTTGGCGCCCTTCTCGCTCAGAAGACTGACCCATTTGAAGCTGCTACTGCCGGAGCTTTTGTCAACGGAGCCGCCGGAGACTTTGTTTCAGAAGAAAAGGGTCATCACATGATTTCTACAGACCTACTGGAATGGATTCCACAGGTCCTAAACGACCCGATGAGCCACTTAAAGGTGCGCAAAACAAGTGCAAAAACAACTTAA
- a CDS encoding Lrp/AsnC ligand binding domain-containing protein, whose translation MPTAFVLINTEIGSEADVLKDLKKVEGVDEAYAVYGVYDIIARVKADTMDKLKEIVTWRVRRLDKVRSTLTMIVVEETK comes from the coding sequence ATGCCTACAGCGTTTGTGCTGATAAATACGGAAATAGGGTCAGAAGCAGATGTTCTGAAGGATTTGAAGAAAGTTGAAGGCGTAGATGAAGCCTATGCAGTCTATGGAGTCTACGACATAATTGCGCGGGTTAAAGCAGATACAATGGATAAACTGAAAGAAATTGTGACATGGCGTGTCAGAAGGCTTGACAAGGTTCGCTCAACATTAACAATGATAGTTGTCGAAGAAACAAAATAG
- a CDS encoding DUF1743 domain-containing protein — MTTKTMHIGFDDTDSIRKGCTTYVAALLVEKLQKLGATFIDYPNLVRLNPNVPWKTRGNGALCLRIRYDERVENEIKETVMSAVEEQADLEFKGTDPGIVFFKRANIPKLVKSFAKNAITGIVSLKEALNLLRLFRAEAVGFKNGRGIIGGLAAVGEPLQGDHTYEIIAYRVPENYGSKRRIDEASIFEMDKATAPYTFNNVDLEKKRVIITPRGPDPILFGIRGETPEIVKKAFFMVKPLELVERWVIFRTNHGTDAHLKRVKSLSEIKPYHPVIARGTVASNPIVIPRRHVVFAIKDDSAQVDCAAYEPTGALRKVAGKLLVGDFVEVYGGVRAPSKDKLLTVNLEKIRLLKLAPKIISHNPLCPKCGKRLESMGKNKGFRCKKCGSRYADFKKIQTRVKREVKRGLYITSARSQRHLTKPFRRYGMEKHSKEHGEMIEGWRFP, encoded by the coding sequence ATGACCACAAAAACAATGCACATAGGATTCGACGATACCGACTCCATAAGAAAGGGATGCACAACCTACGTTGCCGCTCTTCTCGTGGAAAAACTGCAAAAGCTAGGCGCAACTTTTATTGATTATCCAAACTTGGTTAGGCTGAATCCTAACGTGCCGTGGAAAACCAGAGGAAACGGAGCCTTATGCCTAAGAATACGATACGATGAGCGTGTGGAAAACGAAATTAAAGAAACAGTGATGAGCGCTGTGGAAGAGCAAGCAGACCTTGAGTTTAAGGGAACAGACCCCGGCATAGTTTTCTTTAAAAGAGCCAACATTCCAAAATTGGTTAAGAGTTTTGCCAAAAATGCCATAACGGGAATTGTAAGTTTGAAAGAGGCGTTAAATCTTCTGAGATTATTTAGAGCAGAAGCAGTGGGTTTCAAGAATGGCAGAGGAATCATTGGCGGTTTGGCTGCCGTTGGCGAGCCACTTCAAGGAGACCACACGTACGAAATCATTGCGTATCGGGTTCCAGAAAATTATGGTTCAAAAAGACGCATAGATGAAGCTTCAATTTTTGAAATGGACAAGGCTACGGCGCCATACACTTTTAACAATGTTGACCTTGAGAAAAAGCGAGTTATTATAACGCCGCGGGGACCCGACCCAATACTTTTTGGTATCAGAGGAGAAACTCCGGAAATTGTGAAAAAGGCTTTTTTTATGGTTAAGCCTCTTGAGCTGGTTGAGCGGTGGGTCATTTTTCGCACGAATCATGGCACGGATGCGCATCTTAAACGGGTTAAAAGTCTTAGCGAGATTAAGCCTTATCATCCGGTTATTGCGAGAGGAACAGTGGCGTCAAATCCCATTGTAATTCCGAGAAGACACGTTGTTTTCGCGATAAAGGATGACAGCGCGCAAGTTGACTGTGCAGCCTACGAGCCAACCGGGGCTCTTAGGAAGGTTGCGGGAAAACTGTTAGTTGGAGATTTCGTGGAAGTTTATGGCGGCGTAAGAGCGCCGTCGAAGGATAAACTGTTGACTGTGAATCTTGAAAAAATTAGACTGTTGAAGCTTGCGCCGAAAATTATCAGTCACAATCCGCTTTGTCCAAAATGTGGCAAACGCTTAGAGTCTATGGGGAAGAATAAAGGGTTTAGATGTAAAAAATGCGGTTCAAGATACGCGGACTTCAAAAAAATTCAGACTCGCGTGAAGCGTGAAGTTAAAAGAGGTCTTTACATTACATCAGCTAGGTCTCAGAGGCATTTGACGAAGCCTTTTAGGCGTTATGGAATGGAAAAACACAGCAAAGAGCATGGAGAAATGATTGAGGGGTGGCGTTTTCCTTAG
- a CDS encoding alanine--tRNA ligase, giving the protein MPFFKETDYVRKLCPKCGKYFWTQNHSQETCGEASSDECACYTFIDNPPTRKSYGLREMREAFLSFFEKNGHTRIKPYPVVARWRDDIYLTHASIIDFQPYVTNGIAPPPANPLVVSQPCIRLVDIANTGPTFGRHLTIFEMGGAHAFNYPDREVYWKDETVRYHHRWVTEVLGVKSDEVTYKEEVWSGGGNAGPCLESIIRGLEVATLVFMQYKVVDDEFVKLPIRTVDPGYGMDRYAWLSQGAPSGFHAVYGDLLDRLFRMAGLAKIDVELLKKVAKFSSLVNLDKTASRLETRKREAALVGLSVDELDKFLVPIENVFAVADHTKCLSFLLAEGVVPSNIQEGYLARLMFRRVYRLLRMLGISDKLYDIVDLQIRLWGEDFPHLKEMQNEIIDMLQVEEEKFGDTLKRGEGMVKRISAELKAKRKKEIPVETLTELYDSHGLPPEIVKEVAEKEDLQVAIPDNFYTLIAQRHMQAEKHVEEEVKPEERLETAVSGLPETEQLYYKDAYMQSFDAKVLKVLFGEYAVLDKTCFYPEGGGQPADTGFLEFDGKKVEVLDVRKVGRVIVHKVKSKVLPKEGSKITGVINWDRRYGLMKAHTATHLINGAARRVLGQHVWQFGTQKGIESSRLDISHYRRLTPEEVHKIEILANQAILQNMIVTTVWMPRSEAESRYGFRLYQGGAVPGKEIRVVATGDWDVEACAGTHLRSTGEIGFIKIIHTERVQDGVERLVYSVGIPALKSVQENERLLWRVSEILNAPLEKLDKTAERLVKELKEANAERRKLIKELAERESAGVGVGKAEEVKEVGGIKLVFRDFKEEIDVDRMVQTASEVIKRDDATVAVFYGSDGKNARIMVMAGKTALGKGVNAGEVVRETSAIIGGGGGGKPNFAQGGGTKLEKLQEAIKKAEEILKKQLKC; this is encoded by the coding sequence ATTCCATTTTTTAAGGAGACAGATTACGTTAGGAAATTGTGTCCTAAGTGCGGAAAATATTTTTGGACGCAAAACCATAGCCAAGAAACTTGTGGTGAAGCGTCTTCAGACGAGTGTGCATGTTACACGTTTATAGATAATCCGCCTACTCGGAAAAGTTATGGTTTGCGTGAGATGCGTGAGGCGTTTCTTTCGTTTTTTGAGAAGAATGGACATACACGTATAAAGCCTTATCCTGTCGTGGCGAGGTGGCGAGATGACATTTACTTGACGCATGCGAGCATTATTGATTTTCAACCTTACGTAACGAATGGTATTGCTCCGCCGCCTGCGAATCCGCTTGTGGTTTCTCAGCCTTGCATAAGATTGGTGGACATAGCAAATACTGGACCAACGTTTGGCAGGCATTTGACGATTTTTGAGATGGGTGGGGCGCATGCGTTCAATTATCCGGACAGGGAGGTTTACTGGAAAGATGAGACTGTTCGGTATCATCATCGATGGGTTACGGAAGTTTTGGGTGTAAAATCTGACGAGGTTACCTACAAGGAGGAAGTGTGGTCTGGAGGCGGAAACGCTGGACCTTGTTTAGAGTCTATTATTCGAGGTTTGGAGGTTGCGACGCTTGTTTTCATGCAATACAAAGTTGTTGATGACGAATTTGTTAAATTGCCAATACGGACAGTTGATCCTGGTTATGGTATGGACCGTTATGCTTGGCTTTCGCAAGGCGCTCCAAGCGGCTTCCATGCGGTTTATGGCGACTTGCTTGACAGATTGTTTAGAATGGCGGGTTTGGCTAAAATTGACGTTGAATTGTTAAAGAAAGTGGCTAAGTTTTCCAGTTTGGTTAATTTGGATAAGACTGCGAGTAGATTGGAGACTCGTAAGAGGGAAGCGGCTCTTGTTGGCTTAAGCGTGGATGAGCTTGACAAGTTTTTGGTTCCTATTGAGAATGTTTTCGCGGTTGCGGACCACACTAAATGCCTTAGCTTTTTGCTTGCTGAGGGTGTTGTTCCATCCAATATTCAAGAGGGTTATTTGGCGAGGCTCATGTTCAGAAGAGTCTATAGGCTTTTGAGGATGCTTGGTATTTCAGACAAGCTTTATGACATTGTCGATTTGCAGATTCGTCTTTGGGGTGAGGATTTCCCGCATCTTAAGGAAATGCAGAACGAGATTATTGATATGCTACAGGTGGAAGAGGAGAAGTTTGGAGACACGCTTAAACGAGGCGAAGGAATGGTTAAGCGGATTTCAGCAGAGTTAAAAGCGAAAAGGAAAAAGGAGATTCCAGTAGAAACTTTAACTGAACTTTATGATTCGCATGGGCTTCCGCCTGAGATTGTTAAAGAAGTTGCAGAAAAAGAAGATTTGCAGGTTGCGATTCCAGACAATTTTTACACTTTGATTGCTCAGAGGCACATGCAAGCTGAGAAGCATGTTGAGGAAGAGGTTAAACCAGAAGAACGGTTGGAAACAGCGGTTTCAGGTTTGCCGGAAACTGAGCAGCTGTATTATAAAGACGCTTACATGCAAAGCTTCGATGCTAAAGTTCTCAAGGTATTGTTTGGCGAATACGCAGTTTTAGATAAGACATGCTTTTATCCTGAAGGCGGTGGACAACCAGCTGACACCGGCTTTCTTGAGTTTGACGGGAAGAAAGTTGAGGTTCTTGACGTAAGGAAGGTTGGCAGAGTCATCGTTCACAAAGTCAAAAGCAAGGTTCTTCCAAAAGAAGGCAGCAAAATCACTGGCGTTATTAATTGGGATAGACGTTATGGTCTAATGAAGGCTCATACGGCTACGCATTTGATTAATGGTGCTGCGCGGCGTGTGTTGGGGCAGCATGTTTGGCAGTTTGGAACGCAGAAGGGCATTGAGAGTTCTCGATTGGATATTTCGCATTATCGGAGGCTTACGCCTGAAGAGGTTCATAAAATTGAGATTTTGGCGAATCAGGCGATTTTGCAGAATATGATAGTTACGACTGTTTGGATGCCGAGAAGCGAAGCGGAAAGCCGTTACGGTTTTAGGCTTTACCAAGGCGGAGCGGTTCCAGGCAAGGAAATCCGTGTTGTGGCTACTGGTGATTGGGATGTTGAAGCGTGTGCGGGAACGCATTTGAGAAGCACTGGTGAGATTGGTTTCATAAAGATAATTCACACGGAACGAGTGCAGGATGGCGTTGAAAGGCTTGTTTATTCTGTTGGGATTCCCGCTTTGAAGTCTGTGCAGGAAAATGAGCGGTTGTTGTGGCGTGTCTCAGAAATATTGAATGCGCCTTTAGAGAAGCTGGACAAAACTGCGGAAAGGCTTGTTAAAGAGTTGAAGGAAGCGAATGCGGAGAGAAGAAAACTCATTAAAGAATTGGCGGAACGTGAAAGCGCTGGAGTAGGCGTGGGAAAGGCTGAAGAAGTTAAAGAAGTAGGTGGGATAAAGCTTGTTTTTCGTGATTTTAAGGAAGAAATTGATGTTGACCGCATGGTTCAAACTGCAAGCGAGGTAATCAAAAGAGACGATGCAACAGTCGCGGTTTTTTATGGTTCGGATGGAAAGAACGCACGGATAATGGTTATGGCTGGAAAAACTGCGCTAGGAAAAGGTGTAAATGCTGGCGAAGTAGTACGTGAAACCTCAGCAATCATTGGCGGTGGAGGCGGAGGAAAACCCAACTTCGCGCAAGGCGGCGGAACAAAACTAGAAAAACTGCAAGAAGCAATAAAAAAAGCAGAAGAAATCCTAAAGAAACAACTAAAATGCTGA
- a CDS encoding GIY-YIG nuclease family protein: MPYYVYIIQCKGGCFYTGYTKDLDSRMMLHVNGKGARYTRMHKPKKLVYVEEFNSRSEAMKRERIIKRMTHRQKLELAKSKPC; the protein is encoded by the coding sequence ATGCCTTACTACGTTTACATTATTCAGTGTAAGGGCGGCTGCTTCTACACTGGTTACACGAAGGATTTAGATTCGCGGATGATGCTTCATGTTAATGGAAAAGGCGCCAGATACACGCGGATGCACAAGCCGAAGAAACTTGTCTATGTTGAAGAGTTCAATTCTCGGTCAGAAGCTATGAAAAGAGAAAGAATAATCAAAAGGATGACTCACCGCCAGAAACTTGAGCTTGCAAAGTCTAAGCCTTGTTGA
- a CDS encoding Dna2/Cas4 domain-containing protein, with product MELTKEKATLAFSPKKGNDKRFKKFIWVTWVAKLMAGESRCLWSAWFKTHYTNYEKVPSKCEFIKYQLEHSRMINELREERIAKGEKVFVEDANRFSLEIKPKLTLNGMPDLVALSGNKATVYECKSGIQKDSYQIQLMIYLYCLPLCFDQYKDIKLEGCLLYYPNTRIEVSQSIIDERFIDHLNYWLNILGADTPPAKAPSENECLFCNIAKANCPERIEKIQTKIK from the coding sequence ATGGAATTAACCAAAGAGAAGGCAACTTTAGCCTTCTCCCCTAAAAAAGGGAATGATAAACGTTTTAAAAAATTTATTTGGGTTACTTGGGTTGCAAAATTGATGGCAGGAGAAAGTCGATGTCTCTGGTCTGCATGGTTTAAAACCCACTATACAAATTATGAGAAAGTGCCATCCAAATGCGAATTTATTAAATATCAACTAGAGCACAGCCGCATGATTAATGAACTTAGAGAGGAGCGAATAGCAAAAGGCGAGAAAGTTTTTGTTGAGGATGCTAACCGTTTTTCTCTGGAAATCAAGCCAAAACTTACTCTCAATGGAATGCCGGATTTGGTTGCCCTTTCAGGAAACAAGGCCACAGTTTATGAATGTAAAAGTGGGATACAAAAGGATTCATATCAAATTCAATTAATGATTTATCTGTATTGTCTTCCACTTTGCTTTGATCAATACAAAGATATAAAACTTGAGGGTTGCCTCTTGTATTACCCTAATACTAGGATTGAAGTTTCTCAAAGTATAATCGACGAGAGATTTATTGACCACCTTAATTATTGGCTAAACATTTTGGGTGCAGACACTCCACCAGCAAAAGCTCCGAGTGAAAATGAATGTCTATTCTGTAATATTGCCAAAGCTAATTGTCCCGAAAGAATAGAAAAAATCCAGACAAAAATCAAATAA
- the leuS gene encoding leucine--tRNA ligase has protein sequence MEFLKKTEEKWQKRWEKAKIFEANPDPKKPKYYITVAYPYPNSPQHIGHGRTYTLADVHARYMRMRGYNVLLPMAFHYTGTPVLAMAKRLAENDKDLIKDFITIYKIPKEKLKELTEPITMARYFHQEIKTGMKEIGYSIDWRREFTTVDPHYNRFIEWQFQKLRKGGYIKRGSHPVGFCPKCGNPVGMHDTKGDVEPEIGEFTVIKFKQNSIVFPTATLRPETIFGVTNIWLNPNAKYVKAKINGEQWIISKESAEKLTYQKRKVKIIETFEGKQLIGKKVENPATKTKILILPADFVDPKNATGVVMSVPGHAPYDYVALENIKKTPSKLKEYGITTDAINAIKPISLIQVPNYSEIPPADVVKKMQIQNQTDPKLEDATKEVYRHEFHNGKMKQNTGKYQGMTVAEAKDKVKKDLIAENKATTMYELLNRPVLCRCGTECIVKILEDQWFIDYGKPEWKALARKNLEKMEILPEEMRPEYNYVIDWLHEKACARKSGMGTRLPWDKEWIIESLSDSTIYMAYYTIVKHIKEHKIKAEQLTENVFDYIFLGKGNPTTIAKKTKIDTKTLKAMHNEFSYFYPLDSRHSAHELIPNHLTFMIFNHTAIFPEKHWPRQIVTNGHVLMEGAKMSKSFGNIIPLREGLTKFGADPIRLSVLATAELLQDVDFSPSVAKSMRERLERLHRFVAEFAKKKHTRKTPKKLSAIDKWMLSRLQEHIRKTTEAMDKLAVRKAIHTAIYELDQDFQWYQKRTEKQKENSDKTYVIDEVLDAKIRMLAPVAPHICEELWEMMGKKNFVSTSSWPTPDKTKIDIIAEENETLIMNVLEDTSNIIKATGMKPKKIFYYTATPWKWKVYSKILEKSISGKVQKKDLMRELMADSNLRAKAEKVAKFANQIIEEINHMPEERKKKLTQIVTINEHETLKEAENFLEKELHAKIHIYNEESADRYDPKNRAQQAKPYRPAIYIE, from the coding sequence ATGGAATTTTTGAAAAAAACAGAAGAAAAATGGCAAAAACGCTGGGAAAAAGCCAAAATTTTCGAAGCAAACCCAGACCCGAAAAAACCAAAATACTACATAACAGTGGCTTACCCATACCCAAACTCGCCACAACACATCGGACACGGAAGAACCTACACACTAGCAGACGTACACGCACGCTACATGCGCATGCGCGGCTACAACGTATTATTACCAATGGCATTCCACTATACTGGCACGCCAGTCCTAGCCATGGCTAAACGCCTCGCAGAAAACGACAAAGACCTCATCAAAGACTTCATAACCATCTACAAAATCCCAAAAGAAAAACTCAAAGAACTAACCGAACCAATCACAATGGCACGCTACTTCCACCAAGAAATCAAAACAGGCATGAAAGAAATAGGCTACTCAATCGACTGGCGACGCGAATTCACAACCGTAGACCCACACTACAACCGCTTCATAGAATGGCAATTCCAAAAACTACGCAAAGGCGGATACATAAAACGTGGAAGCCACCCTGTAGGCTTCTGCCCAAAATGTGGAAACCCAGTTGGAATGCACGACACAAAAGGCGACGTAGAACCAGAAATCGGCGAATTCACAGTCATAAAATTCAAACAAAACAGCATAGTCTTCCCAACAGCCACACTACGCCCAGAAACAATCTTCGGCGTAACAAACATCTGGCTAAACCCAAACGCAAAATACGTAAAAGCAAAAATCAACGGCGAACAATGGATAATCAGCAAAGAAAGCGCCGAAAAACTAACCTACCAAAAAAGAAAAGTCAAAATTATAGAAACCTTCGAAGGAAAACAACTCATAGGCAAAAAAGTTGAAAACCCAGCAACCAAAACCAAAATCCTAATCCTCCCAGCAGACTTCGTTGACCCAAAAAACGCAACAGGCGTAGTAATGTCCGTTCCCGGACATGCGCCATACGATTATGTCGCACTAGAAAACATAAAGAAAACACCGTCAAAACTGAAAGAATACGGAATAACAACCGACGCCATAAACGCAATCAAACCAATCTCCCTAATCCAAGTTCCAAACTACTCAGAAATCCCACCAGCAGACGTAGTCAAAAAAATGCAAATCCAAAACCAAACAGACCCAAAACTAGAAGACGCAACAAAAGAAGTCTACCGCCACGAATTCCACAACGGCAAAATGAAACAAAACACAGGCAAATACCAAGGCATGACCGTGGCAGAAGCAAAAGACAAAGTCAAAAAAGACCTAATCGCTGAAAACAAAGCCACAACAATGTACGAGTTACTAAACAGACCAGTTCTATGCCGCTGCGGAACAGAATGCATCGTAAAAATTCTGGAAGACCAATGGTTCATAGACTACGGAAAACCCGAATGGAAAGCCCTAGCACGCAAAAACCTAGAAAAAATGGAAATCCTACCAGAAGAAATGCGCCCAGAATACAACTACGTCATCGATTGGCTACACGAAAAAGCATGCGCAAGAAAATCCGGAATGGGCACAAGACTCCCATGGGACAAAGAATGGATAATCGAATCCCTCTCAGACTCCACAATATACATGGCATACTACACAATCGTTAAGCACATAAAAGAACACAAAATCAAAGCAGAACAACTAACAGAAAACGTCTTCGACTACATTTTCCTCGGAAAAGGCAACCCAACAACCATAGCCAAAAAAACCAAAATAGACACAAAAACACTGAAAGCAATGCACAACGAATTCTCATACTTCTACCCACTCGACAGCAGACACTCAGCCCACGAACTAATCCCAAACCACCTAACCTTCATGATATTCAACCACACCGCCATATTCCCAGAAAAACACTGGCCACGCCAAATAGTAACCAACGGACACGTCCTAATGGAAGGCGCAAAAATGAGCAAATCCTTCGGAAACATAATCCCACTACGAGAAGGCCTAACCAAATTCGGCGCAGACCCAATAAGACTCAGCGTCTTAGCAACCGCCGAACTACTACAAGACGTCGACTTCAGCCCATCAGTAGCCAAATCAATGCGCGAAAGACTAGAACGCCTACACAGATTCGTCGCCGAATTCGCAAAGAAAAAACACACAAGAAAAACGCCAAAAAAACTGTCAGCCATAGACAAATGGATGCTCAGCCGACTACAAGAACACATAAGAAAAACAACCGAAGCCATGGACAAACTAGCAGTGCGCAAAGCCATACACACAGCAATATACGAGCTAGACCAAGACTTCCAATGGTACCAAAAACGAACTGAGAAACAAAAAGAAAACAGCGATAAAACATACGTAATAGATGAAGTTTTAGACGCCAAAATCCGAATGCTAGCCCCAGTAGCGCCTCACATATGCGAAGAACTATGGGAAATGATGGGCAAAAAAAACTTCGTGTCAACAAGTTCTTGGCCCACACCAGACAAAACAAAAATAGACATAATAGCTGAAGAAAACGAAACCCTAATCATGAACGTACTCGAAGACACGTCAAACATCATAAAAGCCACAGGGATGAAGCCCAAAAAAATATTCTACTACACGGCTACACCATGGAAATGGAAAGTTTATTCAAAAATTCTCGAAAAATCCATTTCTGGAAAAGTTCAAAAAAAAGACTTGATGAGAGAATTGATGGCCGATTCTAATTTAAGAGCAAAAGCAGAAAAAGTAGCAAAATTCGCCAATCAAATCATCGAAGAAATCAACCACATGCCAGAAGAAAGAAAGAAAAAACTAACACAAATCGTAACCATAAACGAGCACGAAACACTAAAAGAAGCCGAAAACTTCCTCGAAAAAGAACTCCACGCCAAAATACACATCTACAACGAAGAATCTGCAGACCGCTATGACCCCAAAAACAGAGCACAACAAGCAAAACCATATCGCCCAGCCATTTACATAGAATAA
- a CDS encoding helix-turn-helix domain-containing protein: MSTHADELKLRLMTIELLRTAKYKRNITYRELASKTGLPVTVLSRYAKGHVLPNTARAKQLWKVLSKLVGLEVELRSRIKFDEDGYFDNTDIIGDFNIIQQAANHALAIFAGKRVTKVLTAAVDGIPLATMVANALGVNLILAKRSKEVGVKAFLEETYVLGKDSGVTMTLYIPKEAIKKRDSVLIVDDMIKTGETQAALVNLVRKAKAEISGVFSLIAVGEEWKKKLKLTGECPIEVITYVKAPYESGTRS; encoded by the coding sequence ATGAGCACACATGCAGACGAGTTAAAACTTCGCTTAATGACCATTGAACTACTTAGAACTGCAAAGTACAAGAGAAACATCACATATCGCGAATTAGCTTCTAAAACAGGTTTGCCCGTGACAGTTCTAAGTAGATACGCGAAGGGACATGTTTTGCCGAACACCGCAAGAGCGAAGCAGCTTTGGAAAGTATTGTCAAAACTTGTTGGGCTAGAAGTGGAGCTTCGCAGCAGAATAAAGTTTGACGAAGACGGATATTTCGATAATACTGACATTATAGGCGATTTCAACATCATCCAACAAGCAGCCAATCACGCGCTCGCCATTTTCGCAGGGAAACGTGTGACGAAAGTTTTGACAGCTGCTGTTGATGGAATACCGTTAGCAACCATGGTTGCAAACGCATTAGGCGTCAATTTGATACTTGCAAAGAGAAGCAAGGAGGTCGGGGTTAAGGCTTTTTTGGAAGAAACCTACGTGTTAGGCAAAGACTCAGGCGTGACTATGACACTTTACATTCCAAAGGAAGCCATCAAAAAACGGGACAGCGTCTTAATCGTTGATGATATGATTAAAACTGGAGAAACACAAGCGGCATTGGTGAATCTTGTTCGAAAAGCGAAGGCTGAAATTTCAGGAGTTTTCTCGCTCATAGCTGTTGGAGAAGAATGGAAAAAGAAACTGAAGTTAACCGGTGAATGCCCAATAGAAGTCATAACCTATGTTAAAGCGCCCTATGAATCGGGCACTCGCTCCTAA